Proteins found in one Aneurinibacillus uraniidurans genomic segment:
- a CDS encoding TetR/AcrR family transcriptional regulator: MMSEKIDSKKGGAGRPRSIQVTETILSTTLFLLEREGYKKLSMELIAKTAGAGKQTLYRWWPNKASIVLEAVRERCQLEIPVPELGSVKQDLSEYIGNTCRLLNGSTGKIIAALIAEAQFDDEFSLLLDKEFISTRREALISILKRGIEQGEINDCKNLNVLSDFCYGAIWYRLLNRHAPLDDEFVQHIVETLIS, encoded by the coding sequence ATGATGTCGGAAAAAATTGATAGTAAAAAAGGAGGGGCTGGTCGTCCACGCAGCATACAGGTTACGGAAACGATTCTTTCTACCACCCTGTTTTTATTAGAAAGAGAAGGCTATAAAAAACTGTCCATGGAATTGATTGCGAAAACTGCAGGGGCAGGGAAACAAACGCTCTATCGTTGGTGGCCAAATAAAGCATCGATTGTACTGGAGGCTGTGAGGGAACGGTGTCAATTAGAAATTCCAGTTCCTGAACTTGGTTCCGTTAAGCAGGATTTGTCGGAGTACATCGGAAATACTTGTAGGCTGCTCAACGGATCAACAGGGAAAATTATTGCGGCCCTTATAGCTGAGGCACAATTTGATGACGAGTTCTCCTTATTGCTTGATAAAGAATTCATCTCTACACGTAGAGAGGCACTCATCTCGATACTTAAAAGAGGAATAGAGCAAGGGGAGATAAACGACTGCAAAAACCTAAATGTTCTATCTGATTTTTGTTATGGTGCTATTTGGTATCGACTTTTAAACCGTCACGCACCATTGGATGATGAGTTTGTTCAGCATATCGTAGAAACTTTGATTTCATAA
- a CDS encoding EthD family reductase — protein MIVLSFYYKQNVSFNEEYYYKQHIPLVKNEVFKMGACKYEVKKFVTAADGSAPPYQFSFSLHFPSQKQLDEFFSNPKLKDLQNDVANYYDGNPDVFIEEITIQEDSSM, from the coding sequence ATGATCGTATTATCGTTTTATTACAAACAGAATGTTTCGTTTAACGAAGAGTATTATTATAAGCAGCATATTCCTCTGGTTAAAAATGAAGTTTTTAAGATGGGTGCATGTAAGTATGAAGTGAAGAAGTTTGTAACAGCCGCAGATGGATCAGCTCCACCCTATCAGTTTTCATTCAGCTTACACTTCCCTTCGCAGAAGCAATTGGATGAATTCTTTTCTAATCCAAAGCTTAAAGATTTACAAAATGATGTTGCAAACTACTATGATGGTAATCCAGACGTCTTTATTGAGGAAATAACGATCCAGGAAGATAGCTCTATGTAA
- a CDS encoding GNAT family N-acetyltransferase codes for MKTVNIRRATKEDIPQLMDLMYQYIVDFYKCPRPSEDDLKGLIIHLLDHPYEGIQFVAEEDPNKLVGFATLYFTFNTLEVKRMAFLYDLFVRPDTRGQKVGETLFQTCLSYIRDHNYSHMLWETAHDNVTAQALYDKMGAQKAAWLNYEIK; via the coding sequence ATGAAAACTGTAAATATTAGACGTGCTACAAAAGAAGACATCCCACAACTTATGGATTTGATGTACCAATATATTGTTGATTTTTACAAATGTCCTCGTCCAAGTGAAGATGATCTTAAAGGATTGATTATTCATTTACTTGACCATCCATATGAGGGGATTCAATTTGTAGCGGAGGAGGATCCGAATAAATTAGTGGGGTTTGCCACATTATATTTCACCTTTAACACACTAGAAGTAAAACGAATGGCTTTTCTTTACGATTTATTTGTACGACCAGATACGAGAGGACAAAAAGTTGGCGAAACCCTTTTTCAAACGTGCCTCTCTTATATCAGAGATCATAATTATTCGCATATGCTTTGGGAAACGGCTCATGATAACGTAACGGCCCAGGCCTTATATGATAAAATGGGTGCTCAAAAAGCGGCTTGGTTAAATTATGAGATTAAGTAA